The Myxocyprinus asiaticus isolate MX2 ecotype Aquarium Trade chromosome 31, UBuf_Myxa_2, whole genome shotgun sequence genome has a segment encoding these proteins:
- the foxn1 gene encoding forkhead box protein N1: MSSEPQGQSFPSASNRSSPIPSPGQLHSFDHLGTPCFQMPEPQCNQSNIGEGYAPYSQRERVLYRQKSATAERFRRHSVNGTGSGQEPGPVENSHFHPYNRQCSEGAVPEVHAFSCLRAAGLGGKLTTADGSEEQSSWTPLSNSVETTSFMGTQQPFDEPQTSSEEPPSYTSVTYQTYSPISPLQHQFSGVCSSRGIDSISNYYNHNLSSQTSQDSALPMYPKPVYSYSILIFLALRNSKTGSLPVSEIYSFMTEHFPYFKTAPDGWKNSVRHNLSLNKCFEKVENKNGNSSRKGCLWALNPAKVEKMQEELHKWRRKDPLTVRRSMARPEELERLLGERPEKLKPLGAHFSLASSHSYSQALRVGMQPSYKQPSVNEISVLHQKPLYSYLSSQTVPPPPPYLSPDPLAFSYYSPVTQLPSIGHPPRNGNLGSPLPAHTPPSYSTALQATHSALGCMQDLLLEGEISNDVDALNPSLTDLQLHGHLWEELRNDSLTPDSLVVMDASLSPTQLSPTQARDSIGVYGQSAVEVGSVGIEGGVQGSVSELYLNGLFTTAFTSTDGMPGLLSSSGNTSIPLL, from the exons ATGTCCTCTGAGCCCCAGGGCCAGTCTTTCCCATCCGCAAGCAACAGAAGCTCACCAATACCTTCTCCAGGCCAACTACACTCCTTTGACCATTTAGGGACACCCTGCTTTCAGATGCCAGAACCACag TGTaaccaaagcaacattggagAGGGGTATGCACCATACTCCCAAAGAGAAAGAGTCCTTTACAGGCAGAAGAGTGCTACTGCAGAGCGCTTTCGTAGACACAGTGTAAATGGGACAGGATCAGGACAGGAACCTGGCCCGGTAGAGAACAGTCACTTTCATCCATACAACCGCCAGTGCAGTGAAGGGGCTGTCCCTGAAGTTCATGCCTTTAGTTGTCTCAGGGCGGCTGGATTGGGTGGGAAACTGACTACAGCTGATGGATCAGAGGAACAATCCTCATGGACTCCGTTAAGCAACAGTGTGGAGACCACCAGTTTCATG GGAACTCAACAGCCCTTTGATGAGCCACAGACGAGCTCTGAGGAACCTCCCAGCTACACGTCAGTTACCTATCAGACATACAGTCCCATCAGTCCTCTACAACATCAG TTTTCTGGTGTGTGCTCTTCAAGAGGAATAGACAGCATCTCTAACTACTATAACCACAACCTCTCTTCACAAACGTCTCAGGACAGTGCACTGCCAATGTACCCTAAACCTGTATACTCTTATAG TATTCTCATTTTCCTGGCACTGAGGAATAGCAAGACTGGCAGTCTGCCAGTAAGTGAGATCTACAGCTTCATGACAGAACATTTCCCTTACTTTAAG ACGGCACCTGATGGCTGGAAGAACTCCGTTCGACACAACCTCTCATTGAACAAATGCTTTGAGAAAGTGGAGAATAAGAATGGAAACTCCTCTCGAAAGGGCTGCCTATGGGCCCTGAACCCAGCAAAGGTAGAAAAGATGCAGGAGGAACTACACAAGTGGAGACGTAAAGACCCCCTGACTGTACGAAGGAGCATGGCCCGACCAG AGGAGTTGGAACGTCTGCTTGGGGAGAGACCGGAGAAGCTGAAACCTCTTGGTGCCCACTTTAGTTTAGCAAGCAGTCACTCATACTCTCAGGCCTTAAGAGTTGGCATGCAACCGTCCTACAAGCAGCCATCTGTCAATGAGATCAGTGTCCTGCATCAGAAGCCTCTCTACAGCTATTTATCCTCTCAAACTGTCCCACCACCTCCCCCATACTTATCCCCAGACCCTTTAGCTTTCTCATACTACTCTCCCGTTACCCAGCTGCCCAGCATTGGGCATCCCCCCAGGAATGGCAACTTGGGCTCCCCTTTACCAGCACACACCCCACCAAGCTACAGCACTGCCCTGCAGGCCACTCACAGTGCTTTAGGGTGCATGCAGGATCTTCTACTGGAGGGAGAAATCAGTAATGATGTTGACGCATTAAATCCCAGCCTCACAGACCTACAATTACATG GACATCTTTGGGAAGAACTAAGAAATGACAGCCTCACTCCAGATTCTCTGGTAGTCATGGATGCATCCCTCTCCCCAACCCAGCTTAGTCCAACCCAAGCCAGGGACAGCATTGGGGTCTATGGCCAGTCTGCTGTGGAGGTGGGGTCAGTGGGGATTGAAGGTGGGGTGCAAGGCAGCGTTTCTGAGCTGTACCTCAACGGGCTCTTCACAACTGCTTTTACCAGCACAGATGGCATGCCAGGTCTCCTCTCTTCCTCAGGAAACACTTCCATCCCTCTGCTATGA